GGGATGTACGCCGCGTGGTGTCGCGACGAATTTCGATGGGGTCTTTCGGCTCCTGAAAGGGGTCCCATTTTTCGTAGCCTTTCTTGAGAATATGGTTCCGACGCCTGGCCGACATGCTTTCAAATATCATCTTCTTGCGGTGCTCTTGCTCAACGGTGAGCTTTGCCATTATGACCTCCCCGGGGAATCTTTTGGATCGGCGGGATCCCGGATTCCCAGATAAATTTCATCATAATCGGTCAAGATGGCCATGGACAAGGGAACCAGTATCTCTCCCAAACCGGAAAACTTGGATTTGATATCTCTCACCAGATCTTTTGAAATTTCGAACAGTTGCCGCTGAATCAAATCCAGGTTGACCGTTGGATACGGCTCGCCCGGCTTAAAAGCGGACAAGCCGCAGGTATGCCCCTTGCCCCCGATGGCCGTCGGAATCCCATAAAGCCGACAGGTAATCGGGCGACGCGCATAGAGCTCACAGCGCGCGTCGTCATTCAGCAACGGACAGCGAACCCGAACATTGGCCAACTCTTCAAAGATCTGATTTTCATCTTTTCCCGATTGGGAATCCCTGTAGGCTTGCCGTTTGATCTTGTAGATGGCCCGATCCGCCGTGTTGGCTTTGGATAAAATCTTCTCTCGCTTTTCACCCTCGAGATTCTTTAAAAA
The Desulfobacteraceae bacterium DNA segment above includes these coding regions:
- a CDS encoding YkgJ family cysteine cluster protein; the protein is FLKNLEGEKREKILSKANTADRAIYKIKRQAYRDSQSGKDENQIFEELANVRVRCPLLNDDARCELYARRPITCRLYGIPTAIGGKGHTCGLSAFKPGEPYPTVNLDLIQRQLFEISKDLVRDIKSKFSGLGEILVPLSMAILTDYDEIYLGIRDPADPKDSPGRS